One window of Dyadobacter sandarakinus genomic DNA carries:
- a CDS encoding Lrp/AsnC family transcriptional regulator: MLPDATDRKILELLQQDSQLTIKEIASRINLSVTPVHERIRKLQKEGIIDKYVCILNRRKVGKALIVYCNVTLDKQRRESFEDFNKAIIQMSEVLECSVVSGNFDYMLKVIVADAEAFNQFYQHKLSALNSVLHISSYFVISEIKYTTAIAV, translated from the coding sequence TTGCTTCCCGACGCAACCGACCGTAAGATCCTTGAACTTCTGCAGCAGGATTCCCAGCTGACCATCAAGGAAATTGCCAGCCGCATCAACCTTTCCGTCACGCCGGTACATGAGCGTATCCGTAAGCTGCAAAAGGAGGGGATTATTGATAAATATGTATGTATCCTCAACAGGAGGAAGGTAGGGAAAGCTTTGATTGTTTATTGTAATGTTACGCTGGACAAACAGCGTAGGGAAAGCTTTGAAGATTTCAATAAGGCCATCATCCAGATGAGCGAAGTACTGGAATGTTCCGTAGTTTCGGGCAACTTTGATTATATGCTGAAAGTGATCGTAGCAGATGCGGAGGCATTCAACCAGTTTTACCAGCATAAACTTTCTGCGCTGAATAGTGTTTTACACATCAGCAGTTATTTTGTAATTTCCGAAATCAAGTACACCACGGCCATAGCAGTCTGA